The Sphingobium sp. BYY-5 genome contains a region encoding:
- a CDS encoding YceI family protein, with protein MPQRYSLVAITLHWAIAALLAFQLAVGWALEGLGARGFNLYQLHKSVGITILTLTLARIAVRYWKPRPAKLEGGWQGALASGVHVGLYIFMLGAPLSGWALVSTAKVKVPTLIFGVLPLPHLPLPASSHAFAENGHGLLALIGVALFLLHVAGALRHHLLMRDGLIWRMVPGRSTTLLLALPALLLVGFAAGRAILPTPQAAPAPAPVIEEPDNGAEATNVTEAQVAAANAAAPADNAAANATETAAAAPAPAGPPPAWTVQPGGRIGFSVGNDGETISGSFSKWTAQIVMDPDHPASADIKVTIDIASASVGDAYKDGMLPGDEFFGAAAHPTATFVAKGAESTGPSRYRASGTLTVKGVSKPQTIRFTLSGKDATRRVSGSATVTRSAFGVGNGDSSKGLTPQVAVTFDFAAKRKD; from the coding sequence ATGCCGCAGCGCTACAGCCTTGTCGCCATCACCCTGCACTGGGCGATCGCCGCCCTGCTCGCCTTCCAACTCGCTGTCGGCTGGGCGCTTGAGGGCCTGGGCGCGCGCGGCTTTAATCTATATCAACTGCATAAGTCAGTCGGCATCACCATTCTCACACTGACCCTGGCCCGCATCGCCGTGCGCTACTGGAAACCCCGTCCCGCCAAGCTGGAAGGCGGTTGGCAGGGCGCATTGGCTTCGGGCGTGCATGTCGGCCTCTACATCTTCATGTTGGGCGCACCGCTCAGCGGCTGGGCCTTGGTCTCCACCGCGAAGGTCAAGGTGCCGACCCTGATCTTCGGCGTCCTGCCCCTCCCCCATCTGCCCCTGCCCGCCAGCAGCCATGCGTTCGCCGAAAATGGCCATGGCCTGCTCGCCCTGATAGGCGTCGCGCTCTTCCTGCTCCATGTCGCGGGTGCGCTGCGCCACCATCTGCTGATGCGCGACGGCCTGATCTGGCGCATGGTGCCGGGCCGCTCGACAACGCTACTGCTGGCGCTGCCGGCGTTGCTCCTGGTCGGCTTTGCCGCTGGCCGCGCCATCCTGCCCACCCCGCAGGCCGCGCCCGCCCCGGCGCCCGTCATCGAAGAGCCGGACAATGGAGCGGAAGCGACCAATGTCACCGAAGCGCAGGTAGCAGCGGCCAATGCGGCCGCCCCTGCCGACAATGCCGCCGCCAACGCGACCGAAACGGCCGCCGCCGCCCCGGCGCCCGCCGGCCCGCCACCCGCCTGGACCGTTCAACCCGGCGGCCGCATCGGCTTTTCGGTCGGCAATGACGGCGAAACAATCAGCGGCAGCTTTTCCAAATGGACCGCGCAGATCGTCATGGATCCCGACCATCCCGCCAGCGCCGATATCAAGGTGACGATCGACATCGCCTCGGCCAGCGTAGGCGACGCCTATAAGGACGGGATGCTGCCGGGCGACGAATTTTTCGGCGCCGCCGCGCACCCGACCGCGACCTTCGTCGCCAAGGGCGCGGAATCGACCGGCCCCAGTCGCTACCGCGCCAGCGGCACGCTGACCGTGAAGGGCGTGTCGAAGCCGCAGACGATCCGCTTCACCCTGTCCGGCAAGGACGCGACCCGCAGGGTATCGGGCAGCGCCACCGTCACCCGCAGCGCCTTTGGCGTGGGCAATGGCGACAGCAGCAAGGGGCTGACCCCGCAGGTGGCCGTGACCTTCGACTTTGCGGCGAAGCGAAAGGATTAA
- a CDS encoding BlaI/MecI/CopY family transcriptional regulator: MSEKISEAELVVMEALWEQAPQTANDVADRVAAEREWSLQTVKTLLSRLMAKDVIAADQDGRRFLYRPLVVRDDYVASESGRLVNRLFGGRVSPLVAQLVQQDQLTADDIAELEEILKGLRS, encoded by the coding sequence GTGAGCGAGAAGATCAGCGAAGCGGAACTGGTGGTGATGGAGGCGCTGTGGGAACAGGCGCCGCAGACCGCCAACGATGTGGCTGATCGCGTTGCGGCGGAACGCGAATGGAGCCTGCAGACGGTCAAGACCCTGTTGTCGCGGCTGATGGCCAAGGATGTCATCGCCGCCGACCAGGATGGCCGCCGTTTTCTCTACCGGCCGCTGGTCGTGCGCGACGATTATGTCGCCAGCGAATCCGGGCGGCTGGTGAACCGGTTGTTCGGCGGCCGAGTGTCGCCGCTGGTCGCGCAGTTGGTGCAGCAGGATCAGTTGACGGCGGATGATATCGCTGAGCTTGAGGAAATCCTGAAAGGGTTGAGATCATGA
- a CDS encoding LPS export ABC transporter periplasmic protein LptC, producing the protein MSVKADHQRDVRRHWARPGGSHDRLVKLLKNWLPVAVGVLAALLATAPFTGGDKVSFVLDKNKVDVASERMRVTEALYRGEDSKGQPFSLRAGSAVQKSSREPIVNLNDMSARILLSDGPAVLTAQKGRYNMESERVAIDGPVQFQAAGGYRLTTRDVGIDLTTRRMQSAGRVDGRIPIGTFSADHLEADMGARTVTLNGRARLRIEQNGLKGQN; encoded by the coding sequence ATGTCCGTCAAGGCCGATCATCAACGCGACGTGCGCCGCCACTGGGCGCGGCCGGGCGGCAGCCATGACCGCCTGGTCAAGCTGCTCAAGAACTGGCTGCCGGTCGCGGTCGGCGTGCTGGCGGCGCTACTGGCGACGGCCCCCTTCACCGGCGGCGACAAGGTCAGCTTCGTGCTCGACAAGAACAAGGTCGATGTCGCGAGCGAACGGATGCGCGTGACCGAGGCGCTCTATCGCGGCGAGGACAGCAAGGGGCAGCCCTTTTCGCTACGCGCGGGATCAGCGGTCCAGAAAAGCTCCCGCGAACCGATCGTCAACTTGAACGACATGTCCGCCCGCATATTATTGTCGGACGGGCCAGCCGTGCTGACCGCGCAAAAGGGGCGATATAATATGGAAAGCGAGCGCGTCGCGATCGATGGGCCGGTCCAGTTCCAGGCGGCGGGAGGCTATCGCCTGACCACGCGCGATGTGGGCATCGACCTCACCACGCGCCGGATGCAAAGCGCGGGCCGGGTCGACGGGCGAATCCCGATCGGCACGTTCAGCGCCGATCATCTGGAAGCGGACATGGGCGCACGCACCGTGACGCTGAACGGTCGCGCCCGCTTGCGCATCGAACAAAATGGCCTCAAAGGGCAGAACTGA
- a CDS encoding Rap1a/Tai family immunity protein, with amino-acid sequence MRALPIALAAASLAAAPSPATPTAPAAGSGAFMFETGTSLLAKCRNKAPEYALACTAYIVGVVDGIRKDAFIGRGRPVCWPDRMSADEARHTVVAYLERWPDQRKAPASVLVSVALNDRHPCQK; translated from the coding sequence ATGCGCGCGCTTCCGATCGCGTTGGCGGCAGCCAGCCTCGCCGCAGCGCCCTCCCCTGCGACGCCAACCGCTCCGGCCGCCGGATCGGGCGCCTTCATGTTCGAAACCGGCACCAGCCTGCTGGCGAAGTGCCGCAACAAGGCACCCGAATATGCGCTCGCCTGCACCGCCTACATCGTCGGCGTGGTCGATGGCATCCGCAAGGACGCCTTCATCGGCCGCGGCCGCCCGGTCTGCTGGCCCGACCGGATGAGCGCGGACGAGGCGCGGCACACCGTCGTCGCCTATCTCGAACGCTGGCCCGACCAGCGCAAGGCGCCCGCCTCCGTCCTAGTCAGTGTGGCCTTGAACGACCGCCATCCCTGCCAGAAATAG
- a CDS encoding cold-shock protein encodes MSFDRGRRGGRGKDKRDGFGDDNFYDQGSRGGFGGDRGGFGGGFGGGGDRFGGGGGGAGGGGGFGGGAGRGGFGGGAGAGGGFGGGGRGMPAQVVGEGKGVVKFFNGQKGFGFIVRDDGGEDVFVHISAVEQAGLTGLAEGQPLGFTLVDRGGKVSATDLVIDGEPLPVTERAPREPRAAGPGGFGGDRGGFGGGDRGPQRQLTGERASGTVKFFNAMKGFGFIQRDDGQPDAFVHISAVERAGMAALNEGDRLDFELEVDRRGKYAAVNLQSKAE; translated from the coding sequence ATGAGTTTTGATAGAGGTCGCCGCGGCGGGCGCGGCAAGGACAAGCGCGACGGTTTCGGCGACGACAATTTCTACGATCAGGGCAGCCGCGGTGGCTTCGGTGGTGATCGTGGTGGCTTCGGCGGCGGTTTCGGCGGCGGTGGTGATCGCTTCGGCGGCGGCGGCGGCGGCGCAGGCGGTGGTGGTGGTTTTGGCGGCGGCGCAGGCCGCGGCGGCTTCGGCGGTGGTGCCGGTGCTGGCGGTGGTTTCGGCGGCGGTGGTCGCGGGATGCCTGCCCAGGTTGTCGGCGAAGGCAAGGGCGTCGTCAAATTCTTCAACGGCCAGAAGGGTTTCGGCTTCATCGTTCGCGACGATGGCGGTGAGGACGTGTTCGTCCATATCAGCGCTGTTGAGCAGGCGGGTCTGACCGGCCTGGCCGAAGGTCAGCCGCTCGGCTTCACCCTGGTCGATCGTGGCGGCAAGGTGTCGGCCACCGATCTGGTGATTGACGGGGAACCGCTCCCGGTCACGGAGCGTGCGCCTCGTGAACCGCGTGCTGCTGGTCCTGGTGGCTTTGGTGGTGATCGTGGCGGCTTCGGCGGTGGCGATCGTGGACCGCAGCGTCAGTTGACCGGTGAACGCGCCAGCGGCACCGTGAAGTTCTTCAATGCGATGAAGGGCTTCGGCTTCATCCAGCGCGATGATGGCCAGCCTGACGCCTTCGTGCACATCAGTGCCGTTGAGCGTGCTGGCATGGCTGCGCTGAACGAAGGCGATCGGCTCGACTTCGAGCTGGAAGTCGATCGTCGTGGCAAATATGCTGCGGTGAATCTCCAGTCGAAGGCTGAGTAA
- a CDS encoding 3-deoxy-7-phosphoheptulonate synthase class II, producing MAAKWTPESWREHKGIQMPFYRDAEALASVEAQLGQFPPLVFAGEARNLKTDLAKVVSGEAFLLQGGDCAESFAEFHPNNIRDTFRVLLQMAVVLTFASKLPVVKVGRMAGQFAKPRSADTETIGGVELPSYRGDNVNDIAFTPESREPDPERMVRAYNQSAATLNLVRAFSTGGYASLERVHGWMLDFMGRSPWATKFEAMADQIGQALDFMRACGLSAETVPQLGGTSFYTSHEALLLPFEQALTRQDSLTGDWYDTSAHMLWIGDRTRFEGSAHVEYLRGIGNPIGMKCGPSLEPDALLRLLDILNPAREAGRITLITRYGHDKIEAGLPKLVRAVLREGHPVVWSCDPMHGNVIKAANGYKTRPFDRILAEVRGFFAVHRAEGSFGGGIHAEMTGQNVTECTGGAIAITDEGLADRYHTHCDPRLNAAQSLELAFLLAEMLNEELKERRAAA from the coding sequence GTGGCGGCGAAGTGGACGCCGGAAAGCTGGCGGGAGCATAAGGGCATCCAGATGCCCTTTTATCGGGACGCAGAGGCGCTTGCCTCGGTAGAGGCCCAGCTTGGCCAGTTTCCGCCGCTCGTCTTTGCGGGCGAGGCGCGCAACCTGAAAACGGACCTGGCCAAGGTCGTCAGTGGCGAAGCCTTCCTGTTGCAAGGTGGCGACTGCGCCGAAAGTTTCGCGGAGTTCCACCCGAACAATATCCGCGACACTTTCCGCGTGCTGCTCCAGATGGCGGTCGTCCTGACCTTCGCGTCGAAGCTGCCGGTGGTGAAGGTTGGCCGCATGGCGGGCCAGTTCGCCAAGCCGCGCTCGGCCGATACCGAGACGATCGGCGGGGTCGAACTGCCCAGCTATCGCGGCGACAATGTCAACGACATCGCCTTCACCCCCGAATCGCGCGAGCCGGACCCGGAACGCATGGTCCGTGCCTATAATCAGTCGGCGGCGACGCTGAACCTGGTGCGCGCCTTCTCGACCGGCGGCTATGCCAGCCTGGAACGGGTACATGGCTGGATGCTGGATTTCATGGGCCGCAGCCCCTGGGCCACGAAGTTCGAGGCGATGGCCGACCAGATCGGTCAGGCGCTCGACTTCATGCGTGCCTGCGGCCTGTCGGCGGAAACCGTGCCCCAGCTTGGCGGCACCAGCTTCTACACCAGCCATGAAGCGCTGCTGCTGCCGTTCGAACAGGCGCTGACCCGTCAGGACAGCCTGACCGGCGACTGGTATGACACGTCCGCGCACATGCTGTGGATCGGCGACCGCACCCGCTTCGAGGGGTCGGCCCATGTCGAATATCTGCGCGGCATCGGCAATCCGATCGGGATGAAATGCGGCCCCAGCCTGGAGCCGGACGCGCTGCTGCGCCTGCTCGACATATTGAACCCCGCGCGCGAGGCGGGCCGCATCACGCTCATCACCCGCTACGGCCATGACAAGATCGAGGCCGGCCTGCCCAAGCTGGTGCGCGCGGTGCTGCGCGAAGGCCATCCGGTCGTCTGGTCCTGCGACCCGATGCACGGCAACGTCATCAAGGCGGCGAACGGCTACAAGACCCGTCCCTTCGACCGCATCTTGGCCGAAGTGCGCGGCTTCTTCGCCGTTCACCGCGCTGAAGGCAGCTTTGGCGGCGGCATTCATGCCGAAATGACCGGCCAGAACGTCACCGAATGCACGGGCGGCGCCATCGCCATCACCGACGAAGGTCTGGCCGACCGTTACCACACCCATTGCGATCCGCGCCTGAACGCGGCGCAGAGCCTGGAGCTGGCTTTCCTGCTGGCCGAAATGCTCAACGAAGAACTGAAAGAACGCCGCGCCGCGGCGTGA
- a CDS encoding ribonuclease D, with product MTVYFHEEDLPAGVLAPGPIAVDTETMGLITPRDRLCVVQISDGKGDEHLVRFNPGSDYAAPNLRAVLADPERLKLYHFGRFDIAAIRHYLGVVAAPVYCTKIASRLVRTYTDRHGLKELVRELLGQDISKQQQSSDWGSPVLSDAQKDYAASDVRYLHQLKAELDKRLIREGRMELAQACFDFLPHRAQLDLAGWPEIDIFAHM from the coding sequence ATGACCGTCTATTTCCATGAAGAAGATCTGCCTGCCGGCGTGCTTGCCCCCGGCCCGATCGCCGTCGACACCGAGACCATGGGCCTCATCACCCCGCGCGACCGCCTCTGCGTCGTCCAGATCAGCGATGGCAAGGGTGACGAGCATCTGGTGCGCTTCAATCCCGGCAGCGATTATGCCGCGCCCAACCTGCGCGCCGTGCTGGCTGATCCGGAGCGGCTGAAACTTTATCATTTCGGCCGGTTCGACATTGCCGCGATCCGGCATTATCTCGGCGTCGTGGCCGCCCCTGTCTATTGCACCAAGATCGCCTCGCGCCTGGTCCGCACCTATACCGACCGGCATGGTCTGAAGGAACTGGTCCGCGAATTGCTGGGCCAGGATATCAGCAAGCAGCAGCAGTCGAGCGACTGGGGCAGTCCCGTCCTGTCGGATGCGCAGAAAGATTATGCCGCATCGGACGTGCGTTACCTGCACCAGTTGAAGGCGGAACTGGACAAGCGTCTGATTCGCGAAGGCCGGATGGAATTGGCCCAGGCCTGTTTCGATTTCCTGCCGCACCGCGCCCAACTCGATCTGGCCGGCTGGCCGGAGATCGACATTTTCGCGCATATGTAA
- a CDS encoding DUF1476 domain-containing protein produces MTTFDDRERAFENMFAHDQEMQFRIQARRNRLLGEWAAAKMGLTPEETDAYAKAVVQADFEEAGDEDVIRKLLGDMTSAGIDIDEAGVRIALDEQAVVARRMFIEAQ; encoded by the coding sequence ATGACCACCTTCGACGATCGCGAACGGGCGTTCGAAAATATGTTCGCGCACGATCAGGAAATGCAGTTCCGTATCCAGGCCCGGCGCAACCGGCTGCTTGGGGAATGGGCTGCGGCGAAGATGGGCCTGACCCCGGAAGAGACCGACGCCTATGCCAAGGCGGTTGTGCAGGCCGATTTCGAGGAAGCGGGCGATGAGGATGTCATCCGCAAGCTGCTGGGCGATATGACGTCGGCGGGGATCGATATCGATGAAGCCGGCGTGCGCATCGCGCTGGATGAACAGGCTGTGGTCGCCCGCCGCATGTTCATCGAAGCGCAGTAA
- the grxD gene encoding Grx4 family monothiol glutaredoxin, with product MTDAVQQRIAEIVNGNDVVLFMKGTPLFPQCGFSSRAIAILEHLGVAYDTVDVLQDQEVRQGIKTYSDWPTIPQLYVKGEFVGGSDIMMEMYEAGELHQLMTDNGVAAAN from the coding sequence ATGACCGACGCCGTGCAGCAGCGGATTGCCGAGATCGTCAACGGCAATGACGTGGTGCTCTTCATGAAGGGCACGCCGCTTTTCCCCCAATGCGGTTTTTCAAGCCGCGCCATCGCGATCCTTGAGCATTTGGGCGTTGCCTATGACACGGTCGACGTGCTGCAGGATCAGGAGGTCCGCCAGGGCATCAAGACCTATTCCGATTGGCCGACCATTCCCCAGCTTTATGTGAAGGGTGAATTTGTCGGCGGCAGCGACATCATGATGGAAATGTATGAAGCTGGCGAACTGCACCAGCTCATGACCGACAATGGCGTCGCCGCCGCGAACTGA
- a CDS encoding ectonucleotide pyrophosphatase/phosphodiesterase: protein MMKAPLLTSVLAALLPGAAQAEPVLLISIDGLRPGDVLEADKRGLSIPNLRRLPKDGAHATGVTGVLPTLTYPSHTTLMTGAAPARHGIVANNSFDPTGINQGGWYWYAQDIKVPTLWEAASKAGLSTGNIHWPVSVAAKGVTWNLPQIWRTGHPDDAKLLDALATPGLKAELEAKVGQPYAMGIDESLPGDQLRGRFATALIAAHQPQFLTVYLTALDHEQHEKGPDTPSARAVLEKIDAIVGDLIAAETKAHPDAVIALVSDHGFEAVHTALNLYRPFIDAGLITLSKDGKVASWLAMPWISGGSAAIMLARPDDAALAARVKALLDRLAANPANGIERVADRAEVTAMGGNPQATFTVNLKPGFVTDIYRGPAAPVVAPSPVKGMHGYFPGPANLRATLLLMGKGVTAGKDLGQVDMRAIAPTLARIMGAELPDAEKPPLDLGH, encoded by the coding sequence ATGATGAAAGCCCCGCTTCTCACCTCCGTCCTTGCCGCCCTGCTCCCCGGCGCGGCGCAGGCCGAACCCGTCCTCCTCATCTCGATCGACGGGCTGCGTCCCGGCGACGTGCTGGAGGCGGACAAGCGCGGCCTTTCCATCCCCAATCTGCGCCGCCTCCCGAAGGACGGCGCCCATGCCACGGGCGTGACCGGCGTGCTGCCGACGCTCACCTATCCCAGCCACACGACCCTGATGACCGGCGCCGCGCCCGCCCGGCACGGCATCGTCGCCAATAACAGCTTCGATCCCACCGGCATCAATCAGGGCGGCTGGTATTGGTATGCGCAGGACATCAAGGTGCCGACCCTGTGGGAAGCCGCGAGCAAGGCGGGCCTGTCCACCGGCAATATCCACTGGCCGGTCAGTGTCGCGGCGAAGGGCGTGACCTGGAACCTGCCGCAAATCTGGCGCACCGGCCATCCCGACGACGCCAAGCTGCTCGACGCGCTGGCGACGCCCGGCCTTAAGGCCGAGCTGGAGGCGAAGGTCGGTCAGCCCTATGCGATGGGCATCGACGAAAGCCTGCCCGGCGACCAGTTGCGCGGCCGCTTCGCCACCGCCCTGATCGCCGCGCACCAGCCGCAATTCCTGACCGTCTACCTAACCGCGCTCGACCATGAGCAGCATGAGAAAGGCCCGGACACGCCCAGCGCCCGCGCGGTGCTGGAAAAGATCGACGCGATCGTCGGCGACCTGATCGCGGCCGAGACGAAGGCGCATCCCGATGCGGTGATCGCGCTGGTCAGCGACCATGGGTTCGAAGCGGTCCACACCGCGCTCAACCTCTACCGCCCTTTCATCGACGCCGGCCTCATCACCTTGAGCAAGGATGGTAAGGTCGCCTCCTGGCTCGCCATGCCCTGGATTTCCGGCGGATCGGCCGCGATCATGCTCGCCCGCCCGGACGATGCCGCGCTCGCCGCGCGGGTGAAGGCGCTGCTCGACCGGCTGGCCGCCAATCCCGCCAACGGTATCGAACGGGTCGCCGACAGGGCAGAGGTAACAGCCATGGGCGGCAACCCGCAGGCGACCTTCACGGTCAACCTCAAGCCCGGCTTCGTCACCGACATCTATCGCGGTCCCGCCGCACCGGTCGTCGCGCCCAGCCCGGTCAAGGGGATGCACGGCTATTTCCCCGGCCCGGCCAATCTGCGCGCCACGCTGCTGCTGATGGGCAAGGGCGTGACGGCAGGCAAGGATCTGGGCCAGGTCGACATGCGCGCCATCGCGCCCACGCTCGCCCGCATCATGGGCGCAGAGCTGCCCGATGCGGAAAAGCCGCCGCTCGACCTTGGGCACTGA
- a CDS encoding LptA/OstA family protein, with the protein MKRTLLLLPIGFLGTAGVMIAGAGAQVFKNHDSNAPVNFTADRIEVQDRADRVVVSGNVEVTQAGMTLNAARMTVAYHNQPNSNPASNNGPGGIEIDRIDASGNVVIVKADQTARGNVAIYDLNAKLITMLGNVTLTQGSNRLTGGRLVMDLNSGRSTVDGRSTGGNGTSTSSGGRVSGTFTVPQRKN; encoded by the coding sequence ATGAAACGCACTCTTCTGCTGCTGCCGATCGGATTCCTGGGCACCGCCGGCGTGATGATCGCCGGGGCGGGTGCGCAGGTCTTCAAGAATCATGACAGCAACGCCCCGGTCAACTTCACCGCCGATCGCATCGAAGTACAGGATCGCGCCGATCGTGTGGTCGTGTCCGGCAATGTCGAGGTGACGCAGGCGGGCATGACCCTGAACGCCGCGCGCATGACCGTCGCCTATCACAACCAGCCGAACAGCAACCCGGCCAGCAACAATGGTCCCGGCGGGATCGAGATCGACCGTATTGATGCATCCGGCAATGTCGTCATCGTCAAGGCGGACCAAACCGCGCGGGGCAATGTCGCCATCTACGACCTGAATGCCAAGCTCATCACCATGTTGGGCAATGTCACGCTGACCCAGGGATCGAACCGGCTGACCGGCGGCCGGCTGGTCATGGACCTCAACAGCGGACGATCGACCGTTGACGGCCGGTCCACCGGCGGCAATGGCACCTCGACCAGTTCCGGTGGGCGCGTGTCGGGCACCTTCACCGTGCCGCAGCGAAAGAATTGA
- a CDS encoding BolA family transcriptional regulator: protein MPMAADEIADMIRAAFPDAEVEITDLAGDGDHYAARVVSESFRGMTRVAQQRAVYAALGGRMGGVLHALQLTTAVPN from the coding sequence ATGCCGATGGCCGCTGATGAGATTGCGGATATGATCCGGGCCGCCTTTCCCGATGCGGAGGTCGAGATCACCGACCTTGCCGGGGACGGCGACCATTATGCCGCGCGCGTGGTGTCGGAAAGTTTCCGGGGCATGACGCGCGTCGCGCAGCAGCGGGCCGTCTATGCCGCGCTTGGCGGGCGCATGGGGGGCGTGCTCCATGCCTTGCAACTCACCACCGCCGTTCCCAACTAA
- a CDS encoding M56 family metallopeptidase, whose amino-acid sequence MSVWLAETLIATTLLMALVMMLRRPVARWLGAGAAYMLWALPLARMLMPSLPDDLADPSPLHLAVDQAGLPAILTDAPAGAAVAAAPGLPWLEIVIAVWLAGLVVFIAVQMVGYVRFRRHILAGATLIGEEGRIRIVTSSQASGPLAFGIFRPYIVLPADFALSYDLQEQDMAIAHERAHHERRDLAANMIALLLLAIHWCNPVAWIAYRAYRADQETACDARVLALYGSDQAHAYGRAILKAASGRQFAGACHLTRLATLKGRLKMLSNHETSLHRISWGMAAVALVTATGLALTASGSRAAQQMAAITEKVESADLARLTGLVARPAQANAPAAVAVAAVPEPAAPTEPAARRHAEPWPHPEPLAPIPPVAPAADMVAPIPPIPSVTVRSGKGGITVTHADGRVETHRIPTDAEIARMVPVVDVREGCDGNDITSHRETVDANGRRYIRVRICQSAIERQARQAERAGQMTGRKNLIAARMRIAEARMPERARADALRDIDDEIADLDHQND is encoded by the coding sequence ATGAGCGTCTGGCTGGCCGAAACTCTGATCGCCACCACCTTGCTGATGGCGCTGGTCATGATGTTGCGACGGCCGGTGGCGCGCTGGCTGGGGGCAGGGGCGGCCTATATGCTCTGGGCGCTGCCGCTGGCGCGGATGTTGATGCCGTCGCTGCCCGACGATCTGGCCGATCCGTCACCGCTGCATCTCGCGGTCGATCAGGCCGGATTGCCGGCGATATTGACGGACGCGCCTGCCGGCGCTGCGGTTGCCGCCGCGCCCGGCCTGCCCTGGCTGGAGATTGTGATCGCGGTCTGGCTCGCCGGGCTGGTGGTGTTCATCGCGGTGCAGATGGTGGGTTATGTCCGTTTTCGTCGCCACATATTGGCGGGTGCGACCCTGATCGGTGAAGAAGGCCGCATCCGCATCGTCACCAGCTCGCAGGCTTCCGGGCCGCTCGCTTTCGGTATTTTCCGGCCCTATATCGTGCTGCCTGCCGATTTCGCCTTAAGCTATGACTTGCAGGAACAGGACATGGCGATCGCCCATGAACGGGCGCATCATGAGCGGCGCGACTTGGCCGCGAATATGATCGCGTTGCTGTTGCTGGCCATCCACTGGTGCAATCCCGTCGCCTGGATCGCCTATCGTGCCTACCGCGCCGACCAGGAAACCGCCTGCGATGCGCGCGTCCTTGCCCTCTATGGCAGCGACCAGGCCCATGCCTATGGCCGCGCCATCCTGAAAGCCGCCAGCGGACGGCAGTTCGCCGGCGCTTGCCATCTCACACGTCTCGCCACGCTCAAAGGGAGGCTGAAAATGTTGTCGAATCACGAAACGTCATTGCACCGCATCAGTTGGGGCATGGCGGCGGTCGCACTGGTCACTGCCACAGGTCTGGCCCTCACTGCGTCGGGCAGCCGCGCCGCGCAGCAGATGGCGGCGATCACCGAAAAGGTGGAAAGCGCCGACTTGGCCCGCCTGACCGGTCTGGTTGCCCGTCCGGCCCAGGCCAATGCTCCGGCTGCGGTAGCCGTGGCTGCTGTCCCTGAGCCGGCGGCACCGACTGAACCGGCAGCCCGCCGCCATGCAGAACCGTGGCCGCATCCTGAACCCCTGGCGCCGATTCCGCCAGTTGCGCCCGCCGCTGACATGGTTGCGCCCATCCCGCCGATACCATCGGTGACGGTCCGTAGCGGAAAGGGTGGAATCACGGTCACGCATGCCGATGGCCGGGTCGAAACCCACCGTATCCCCACGGACGCTGAAATCGCTCGGATGGTGCCCGTTGTTGATGTCCGCGAAGGATGCGACGGCAATGACATCACCAGCCACCGCGAGACGGTGGACGCTAATGGTCGCCGCTATATCCGCGTACGCATCTGCCAGAGCGCGATTGAGAGGCAGGCCCGGCAGGCAGAAAGAGCAGGCCAGATGACCGGGCGCAAGAACCTGATTGCGGCCCGGATGCGGATCGCCGAAGCCCGTATGCCTGAAAGAGCGCGGGCTGACGCGCTACGCGATATCGATGACGAAATCGCCGACCTTGACCATCAGAATGACTAG